From Panicum hallii strain FIL2 chromosome 2, PHallii_v3.1, whole genome shotgun sequence, a single genomic window includes:
- the LOC112880731 gene encoding uncharacterized protein LOC112880731 isoform X1, translated as MAVVPAELTSSNVPIDNLPDEILTEVMLRVPTPAALVHAAAVSKRWRGVITTRTGKFLDDYRERHKSSPFLGLYIPREFGGLPSFQKADSIQSADDCDLDLQRAAAKAFSLGGLESHPEWRLLDCFNGRLLLGRGDESLEVYNPLSCERILVRLPQDSILPNNFSACLLQGHDDDAASFRVVSVQHDRRRRDRIVRAVEYDSRKKSWKDHPWDWETLKNIEGTEQGEMMHAGNYVFCKYTGPSLLLLDTSKMQFSILPLPADNNWKRYAIGEMEDGVCCLASVDPVGIWNNNHLRVWRLEKLEWKLEKEMHVGQVLGKHAHGRCLFYKVHAVTNGIALLCSSSSSSMRQLHFVVDLKTFFVKDKFEFKDLAFPLQMPWPPAFSVATVCAEQSAPSTSALKNTSVSFAAGNANVVNEARINVYAMMNHGTTDGNNDNCPELIDGAAPHNCMPSNAPEGLSIQDPGASVPTPTAAEEYFGKENDVPNDYDLEALIPDLCDQVFDLMHPEVTRLHHPERKKSLIRLEQVACCPFAVSNGLLHQYCIKDSESPHIQERKHNWGPIQVCIRRQTCLEDWDDSEEEKPGSYESYSVSLEGITDFQDYMKFQPMDSSNQCGNAVSESNTSVIPGQGGDEHGDFSGRVRERVSVQVVHQSENSLEPDGAICSGFQDPHALEADLVGQYVESRLNKDPEIPCNDDVVILGCSDVYSSHDNGPELGDEGCLHNCVPSNTVKDFCIQEAITTAQTLVRAEECSDKDGNIPNDHDLGLEAQQIPVQDLSLCVMWGKTYSSCSRRKKPQKYKILSLRYQLPAGFPPPATTLRDEDSAEAQSNECLSSNAARARREPQRRSNRAPKPNPRVKGPDWGQ; from the exons ATGGCGGTGGTGCCGGCGGAACTCACGAGCAGCAACGTCCCCATCGACAACCTCCCCGATGAGATCCTCACAGAGGTCATGCTTCGCGTCCCGACGCCGGCCGCCCTCGTGCACGCCGCGGCCGTCTCGAAGCGGTGGCGCGGCGTCATAACCACCCGCACCGGGAAGTTCCTCGACGACTACCGCGAGCGCCACAAATCTTCGCCCTTCCTTGGCCTCTACATCCCGCGCGAGTTCGGCGGCCTCCCCTCGTTCCAGAAGGCGGATTCAATCCAGTCCGCCGACGACTGCGACCTCGACCTCCAGCGCGCCGCAGCCAAGGCCTTCAGCCTCGGCGGCCTTGAGAGCCATCCGGAGTGGCGCCTCCTCGACTGCTTCAACGGCCGACTCCTCCTCGGCAGAGGCGACGAATCCCTCGAGGTGTACAACCCATTGTCCTGCGAGCGCATCTTGGTGCGCCTTCCTCAAGATAGCATCCTCCCGAATAACTTCTCCGCGTGCTTGCTGCAAGGCCATGACGATGACGCGGCGTCGTTCCGAGTGGTCTCCGTGCAGCACGATCGCCGTCGTCGCGACAGGATTGTTCGTGCTGTCGAGTACGACTCTCGTAAGAAGAGTTGGAAAGATCACCCTTGGGACTGGGAGACCCTGAAGAACATTGAGGGGACTGAGCAGGGCGAAATGATGCACGCCGGCAACTACGTATTTTGCAAATACACTGGACCATCCTTGCTCTTGCTGGACACGAGCAAGATGCAATTTTCCATCCTTCCCCTCCCAGCCGACAACAATTGGAAACGCTATGCTATAGGAGAGATGGAGGATGGTGTGTGCTGTCTTGCATCAGTTGATCCAGTTGGCATATGGAACAACAACCATCTAAGAGTGTGGAGGCTGGAGAAACTGGAGTGGAAGCTGGAGAAGGAAATGCATGTGGGGCAGGTGCTTGGCAAGCATGCCCATGGCAGGTGTTTGTTCTATAAAGTTCATGCAGTGACCAATGGCATAGCTCTTCTATGCTCAAGCTCAAGCTCAAGCATGCGTCAACTTCATTTCGTTGTTGACCTGAAGACCTTCTTTGTGAAGGACAAGTTTGAGTTCAAGGATCTTGCTTTTCCTTTGCAAATGCCATGGCCACCAGCCTTTTCAGTGGCTACAGTTTGTGCTGAGCAATCTGCACCTTCCACTAGTGCTCTTAAAAATACGAGTGTCAGTTTTGCTGCTGGTAATGCTAATGTTGTGAATGAAGCACGAATTAATGTTTATGCAATGATGAATCATGGGACTACCGATGGAAACAATGACAATTGCCCTGAATTAATAGATGGGGCTGCTCCACATAACTGTATGCCATCAAATGCACCAGAGGGTTTGAGTATTCAAGATCCTGGTGCATCAGTCCCAACACCAACTGCAGCAGAAGAATACTTTGGAAAGGAAAATGATGTTCCAAATGACTATGATCTAGAAGCTTTG ATTCCTGATCTGTGTGATCAAGTCTTTGATTTGATGCACCCTGAAG TTACCAGACTTCATCATCCAGAAAGAAAGAAGTCATTGATTAGGTTGGAGCAGGTTGCTTGCTGTCCCTTTGCAGTTAGCAATGGTTTATTACATCAATACTGCATAAAAGATTCTGAG AGTCCACATATTCAAGAGAGGAAACATAATTGGGGGCCAATTCAAGTTTGCATAAGAAGGCAAACATGTCTCGAGGATTGGGATGACAGTGAAGAGGAGAAACCGGGAAGTTATGAAAGTTACAGCGTTTCTCTTGAGGGCATTACAGATTTTCAGGATTATATGAAGTTTCAGCCAATGGATTCTAGCAATCAATGTGGCAACGCAGTGTCGGAATCAAATACATCAGTGATCCCTGGCCAAGGTGGAGATGAGCATGGCGATTTCAGTGGAAGAGTGCGGGAGCGTGTCTCTGTCCAAGTGGTTCATCAGTCCGAGAATTCTCTAGAACCTGATGGTGCAATTTGTAGTGGTTTTCAGGACCCTCACGCATTGGAAGCAGATTTAGTTGGTCAGTATGTTGAGTCCAGGTTGAACAAAGATCCTGAAATCCCTTGCAATGATGATGTTGTTATACTTGGATGCTCAGATGTATACAGCTCGCATGATAATGGACCGGAATTAGGAGATGAAGGTTGCCTTCACAACTGTGTGCCATCAAATACAGTAAAAGATTTTTGTATTCAAGAAGCCATTACAACTGCACAAACACTGGTTCGAGCAGAAGAATGCTCTGACAAGGATGGTAATATTCCGAATGATCATGATCTAGGACTAGAAGCTCAG CAGATTCCTGTCCAGGATCTGAGTCTGTGTGTTATGTGGGGCAAGACGTATTCTAGTTGTAGTAGGAGAAAGAAGCCGCAGAAATATAAGATCCTCTCCCTCCGTTATCAGCTACCGGCTGGGTTCCCCCCTCCGGCCACTACACTGCGCGATGAAGATTCTG CCGAGGCCCAGTCCAATGAGTGCCTGTCGAGCAATGCAGCACGAGCCCGAAGGGAACCCCAGAGAAGAAGCAACCGCGCGCCCAAGCCCAACCCAAGAGTAAAAGGCCCAGATTGGGGACAGTAG
- the LOC112880731 gene encoding uncharacterized protein LOC112880731 isoform X3, whose product MAVVPAELTSSNVPIDNLPDEILTEVMLRVPTPAALVHAAAVSKRWRGVITTRTGKFLDDYRERHKSSPFLGLYIPREFGGLPSFQKADSIQSADDCDLDLQRAAAKAFSLGGLESHPEWRLLDCFNGRLLLGRGDESLEVYNPLSCERILVRLPQDSILPNNFSACLLQGHDDDAASFRVVSVQHDRRRRDRIVRAVEYDSRKKSWKDHPWDWETLKNIEGTEQGEMMHAGNYVFCKYTGPSLLLLDTSKMQFSILPLPADNNWKRYAIGEMEDGVCCLASVDPVGIWNNNHLRVWRLEKLEWKLEKEMHVGQVLGKHAHGRCLFYKVHAVTNGIALLCSSSSSSMRQLHFVVDLKTFFVKDKFEFKDLAFPLQMPWPPAFSVATVCAEQSAPSTSALKNTSVSFAADGAAPHNCMPSNAPEGLSIQDPGASVPTPTAAEEYFGKENDVPNDYDLEALIPDLCDQVFDLMHPEVTRLHHPERKKSLIRLEQVACCPFAVSNGLLHQYCIKDSESPHIQERKHNWGPIQVCIRRQTCLEDWDDSEEEKPGSYESYSVSLEGITDFQDYMKFQPMDSSNQCGNAVSESNTSVIPGQGGDEHGDFSGRVRERVSVQVVHQSENSLEPDGAICSGFQDPHALEADLVGQYVESRLNKDPEIPCNDDVVILGCSDVYSSHDNGPELGDEGCLHNCVPSNTVKDFCIQEAITTAQTLVRAEECSDKDGNIPNDHDLGLEAQQIPVQDLSLCVMWGKTYSSCSRRKKPQKYKILSLRYQLPAGFPPPATTLRDEDSAEAQSNECLSSNAARARREPQRRSNRAPKPNPRVKGPDWGQ is encoded by the exons ATGGCGGTGGTGCCGGCGGAACTCACGAGCAGCAACGTCCCCATCGACAACCTCCCCGATGAGATCCTCACAGAGGTCATGCTTCGCGTCCCGACGCCGGCCGCCCTCGTGCACGCCGCGGCCGTCTCGAAGCGGTGGCGCGGCGTCATAACCACCCGCACCGGGAAGTTCCTCGACGACTACCGCGAGCGCCACAAATCTTCGCCCTTCCTTGGCCTCTACATCCCGCGCGAGTTCGGCGGCCTCCCCTCGTTCCAGAAGGCGGATTCAATCCAGTCCGCCGACGACTGCGACCTCGACCTCCAGCGCGCCGCAGCCAAGGCCTTCAGCCTCGGCGGCCTTGAGAGCCATCCGGAGTGGCGCCTCCTCGACTGCTTCAACGGCCGACTCCTCCTCGGCAGAGGCGACGAATCCCTCGAGGTGTACAACCCATTGTCCTGCGAGCGCATCTTGGTGCGCCTTCCTCAAGATAGCATCCTCCCGAATAACTTCTCCGCGTGCTTGCTGCAAGGCCATGACGATGACGCGGCGTCGTTCCGAGTGGTCTCCGTGCAGCACGATCGCCGTCGTCGCGACAGGATTGTTCGTGCTGTCGAGTACGACTCTCGTAAGAAGAGTTGGAAAGATCACCCTTGGGACTGGGAGACCCTGAAGAACATTGAGGGGACTGAGCAGGGCGAAATGATGCACGCCGGCAACTACGTATTTTGCAAATACACTGGACCATCCTTGCTCTTGCTGGACACGAGCAAGATGCAATTTTCCATCCTTCCCCTCCCAGCCGACAACAATTGGAAACGCTATGCTATAGGAGAGATGGAGGATGGTGTGTGCTGTCTTGCATCAGTTGATCCAGTTGGCATATGGAACAACAACCATCTAAGAGTGTGGAGGCTGGAGAAACTGGAGTGGAAGCTGGAGAAGGAAATGCATGTGGGGCAGGTGCTTGGCAAGCATGCCCATGGCAGGTGTTTGTTCTATAAAGTTCATGCAGTGACCAATGGCATAGCTCTTCTATGCTCAAGCTCAAGCTCAAGCATGCGTCAACTTCATTTCGTTGTTGACCTGAAGACCTTCTTTGTGAAGGACAAGTTTGAGTTCAAGGATCTTGCTTTTCCTTTGCAAATGCCATGGCCACCAGCCTTTTCAGTGGCTACAGTTTGTGCTGAGCAATCTGCACCTTCCACTAGTGCTCTTAAAAATACGAGTGTCAGTTTTGCTGCTG ATGGGGCTGCTCCACATAACTGTATGCCATCAAATGCACCAGAGGGTTTGAGTATTCAAGATCCTGGTGCATCAGTCCCAACACCAACTGCAGCAGAAGAATACTTTGGAAAGGAAAATGATGTTCCAAATGACTATGATCTAGAAGCTTTG ATTCCTGATCTGTGTGATCAAGTCTTTGATTTGATGCACCCTGAAG TTACCAGACTTCATCATCCAGAAAGAAAGAAGTCATTGATTAGGTTGGAGCAGGTTGCTTGCTGTCCCTTTGCAGTTAGCAATGGTTTATTACATCAATACTGCATAAAAGATTCTGAG AGTCCACATATTCAAGAGAGGAAACATAATTGGGGGCCAATTCAAGTTTGCATAAGAAGGCAAACATGTCTCGAGGATTGGGATGACAGTGAAGAGGAGAAACCGGGAAGTTATGAAAGTTACAGCGTTTCTCTTGAGGGCATTACAGATTTTCAGGATTATATGAAGTTTCAGCCAATGGATTCTAGCAATCAATGTGGCAACGCAGTGTCGGAATCAAATACATCAGTGATCCCTGGCCAAGGTGGAGATGAGCATGGCGATTTCAGTGGAAGAGTGCGGGAGCGTGTCTCTGTCCAAGTGGTTCATCAGTCCGAGAATTCTCTAGAACCTGATGGTGCAATTTGTAGTGGTTTTCAGGACCCTCACGCATTGGAAGCAGATTTAGTTGGTCAGTATGTTGAGTCCAGGTTGAACAAAGATCCTGAAATCCCTTGCAATGATGATGTTGTTATACTTGGATGCTCAGATGTATACAGCTCGCATGATAATGGACCGGAATTAGGAGATGAAGGTTGCCTTCACAACTGTGTGCCATCAAATACAGTAAAAGATTTTTGTATTCAAGAAGCCATTACAACTGCACAAACACTGGTTCGAGCAGAAGAATGCTCTGACAAGGATGGTAATATTCCGAATGATCATGATCTAGGACTAGAAGCTCAG CAGATTCCTGTCCAGGATCTGAGTCTGTGTGTTATGTGGGGCAAGACGTATTCTAGTTGTAGTAGGAGAAAGAAGCCGCAGAAATATAAGATCCTCTCCCTCCGTTATCAGCTACCGGCTGGGTTCCCCCCTCCGGCCACTACACTGCGCGATGAAGATTCTG CCGAGGCCCAGTCCAATGAGTGCCTGTCGAGCAATGCAGCACGAGCCCGAAGGGAACCCCAGAGAAGAAGCAACCGCGCGCCCAAGCCCAACCCAAGAGTAAAAGGCCCAGATTGGGGACAGTAG
- the LOC112880731 gene encoding uncharacterized protein LOC112880731 isoform X2 encodes MAVVPAELTSSNVPIDNLPDEILTEVMLRVPTPAALVHAAAVSKRWRGVITTRTGKFLDDYRERHKSSPFLGLYIPREFGGLPSFQKADSIQSADDCDLDLQRAAAKAFSLGGLESHPEWRLLDCFNGRLLLGRGDESLEVYNPLSCERILVRLPQDSILPNNFSACLLQGHDDDAASFRVVSVQHDRRRRDRIVRAVEYDSRKKSWKDHPWDWETLKNIEGTEQGEMMHAGNYVFCKYTGPSLLLLDTSKMQFSILPLPADNNWKRYAIGEMEDGVCCLASVDPVGIWNNNHLRVWRLEKLEWKLEKEMHVGQVLGKHAHGRCLFYKVHAVTNGIALLCSSSSSSMRQLHFVVDLKTFFVKDKFEFKDLAFPLQMPWPPAFSVATVCAEQSAPSTSALKNTSVSFAAGNANVVNEARINVYAMMNHGTTDGNNDNCPELIDGAAPHNCMPSNAPEGLSIQDPGASVPTPTAAEEYFGKENDVPNDYDLEALIPDLCDQVFDLMHPEVTRLHHPERKKSLIRLEQVACCPFAVSNGLLHQYCIKDSESPHIQERKHNWGPIQVCIRRQTCLEDWDDSEEEKPGSYESYSVSLEGITDFQDYMKFQPMDSSNQCGNAVSESNTSVIPGQGGDEHGDFSGRVRERVSVQVVHQSENSLEPDGAICSGFQDPHALEADLVGQYVESRLNKDPEIPCNDDVVILGCSDVYSSHDNGPELGDEGCLHNCVPSNTVKDFCIQEAITTAQTLVRAEECSDKDGNIPNDHDLGLEAQIPVQDLSLCVMWGKTYSSCSRRKKPQKYKILSLRYQLPAGFPPPATTLRDEDSAEAQSNECLSSNAARARREPQRRSNRAPKPNPRVKGPDWGQ; translated from the exons ATGGCGGTGGTGCCGGCGGAACTCACGAGCAGCAACGTCCCCATCGACAACCTCCCCGATGAGATCCTCACAGAGGTCATGCTTCGCGTCCCGACGCCGGCCGCCCTCGTGCACGCCGCGGCCGTCTCGAAGCGGTGGCGCGGCGTCATAACCACCCGCACCGGGAAGTTCCTCGACGACTACCGCGAGCGCCACAAATCTTCGCCCTTCCTTGGCCTCTACATCCCGCGCGAGTTCGGCGGCCTCCCCTCGTTCCAGAAGGCGGATTCAATCCAGTCCGCCGACGACTGCGACCTCGACCTCCAGCGCGCCGCAGCCAAGGCCTTCAGCCTCGGCGGCCTTGAGAGCCATCCGGAGTGGCGCCTCCTCGACTGCTTCAACGGCCGACTCCTCCTCGGCAGAGGCGACGAATCCCTCGAGGTGTACAACCCATTGTCCTGCGAGCGCATCTTGGTGCGCCTTCCTCAAGATAGCATCCTCCCGAATAACTTCTCCGCGTGCTTGCTGCAAGGCCATGACGATGACGCGGCGTCGTTCCGAGTGGTCTCCGTGCAGCACGATCGCCGTCGTCGCGACAGGATTGTTCGTGCTGTCGAGTACGACTCTCGTAAGAAGAGTTGGAAAGATCACCCTTGGGACTGGGAGACCCTGAAGAACATTGAGGGGACTGAGCAGGGCGAAATGATGCACGCCGGCAACTACGTATTTTGCAAATACACTGGACCATCCTTGCTCTTGCTGGACACGAGCAAGATGCAATTTTCCATCCTTCCCCTCCCAGCCGACAACAATTGGAAACGCTATGCTATAGGAGAGATGGAGGATGGTGTGTGCTGTCTTGCATCAGTTGATCCAGTTGGCATATGGAACAACAACCATCTAAGAGTGTGGAGGCTGGAGAAACTGGAGTGGAAGCTGGAGAAGGAAATGCATGTGGGGCAGGTGCTTGGCAAGCATGCCCATGGCAGGTGTTTGTTCTATAAAGTTCATGCAGTGACCAATGGCATAGCTCTTCTATGCTCAAGCTCAAGCTCAAGCATGCGTCAACTTCATTTCGTTGTTGACCTGAAGACCTTCTTTGTGAAGGACAAGTTTGAGTTCAAGGATCTTGCTTTTCCTTTGCAAATGCCATGGCCACCAGCCTTTTCAGTGGCTACAGTTTGTGCTGAGCAATCTGCACCTTCCACTAGTGCTCTTAAAAATACGAGTGTCAGTTTTGCTGCTGGTAATGCTAATGTTGTGAATGAAGCACGAATTAATGTTTATGCAATGATGAATCATGGGACTACCGATGGAAACAATGACAATTGCCCTGAATTAATAGATGGGGCTGCTCCACATAACTGTATGCCATCAAATGCACCAGAGGGTTTGAGTATTCAAGATCCTGGTGCATCAGTCCCAACACCAACTGCAGCAGAAGAATACTTTGGAAAGGAAAATGATGTTCCAAATGACTATGATCTAGAAGCTTTG ATTCCTGATCTGTGTGATCAAGTCTTTGATTTGATGCACCCTGAAG TTACCAGACTTCATCATCCAGAAAGAAAGAAGTCATTGATTAGGTTGGAGCAGGTTGCTTGCTGTCCCTTTGCAGTTAGCAATGGTTTATTACATCAATACTGCATAAAAGATTCTGAG AGTCCACATATTCAAGAGAGGAAACATAATTGGGGGCCAATTCAAGTTTGCATAAGAAGGCAAACATGTCTCGAGGATTGGGATGACAGTGAAGAGGAGAAACCGGGAAGTTATGAAAGTTACAGCGTTTCTCTTGAGGGCATTACAGATTTTCAGGATTATATGAAGTTTCAGCCAATGGATTCTAGCAATCAATGTGGCAACGCAGTGTCGGAATCAAATACATCAGTGATCCCTGGCCAAGGTGGAGATGAGCATGGCGATTTCAGTGGAAGAGTGCGGGAGCGTGTCTCTGTCCAAGTGGTTCATCAGTCCGAGAATTCTCTAGAACCTGATGGTGCAATTTGTAGTGGTTTTCAGGACCCTCACGCATTGGAAGCAGATTTAGTTGGTCAGTATGTTGAGTCCAGGTTGAACAAAGATCCTGAAATCCCTTGCAATGATGATGTTGTTATACTTGGATGCTCAGATGTATACAGCTCGCATGATAATGGACCGGAATTAGGAGATGAAGGTTGCCTTCACAACTGTGTGCCATCAAATACAGTAAAAGATTTTTGTATTCAAGAAGCCATTACAACTGCACAAACACTGGTTCGAGCAGAAGAATGCTCTGACAAGGATGGTAATATTCCGAATGATCATGATCTAGGACTAGAAGCTCAG ATTCCTGTCCAGGATCTGAGTCTGTGTGTTATGTGGGGCAAGACGTATTCTAGTTGTAGTAGGAGAAAGAAGCCGCAGAAATATAAGATCCTCTCCCTCCGTTATCAGCTACCGGCTGGGTTCCCCCCTCCGGCCACTACACTGCGCGATGAAGATTCTG CCGAGGCCCAGTCCAATGAGTGCCTGTCGAGCAATGCAGCACGAGCCCGAAGGGAACCCCAGAGAAGAAGCAACCGCGCGCCCAAGCCCAACCCAAGAGTAAAAGGCCCAGATTGGGGACAGTAG